A stretch of the Simiduia curdlanivorans genome encodes the following:
- a CDS encoding dienelactone hydrolase family protein encodes MTAPAENASPNTQERPIPQEAFDWYDEYAHGLIDRRAFLTKLSTLAAVGYSMSFLTSALMPNYAEAEQVSFNDPVIKATYTTFPSPKGYGEGRGYLVMPRELKGKAPVVLVIHENRGLNPYIENVARRLALKGYVAFAPDALHPKGGYPGNDDDGRALQSSMERAKIEEDFIAAARFLKQHPMSNGKLGAVGFCFGGYIVNLLAATLGNDLNAGVPFYGTPAAEALQKNITAPLMLQFAELDERVNASWPLYEANLKANNVTYTAHIYGGANHGFHNDSTARYAEKEAELAWARTLEFFKRHLS; translated from the coding sequence ATGACAGCACCTGCTGAAAACGCCTCACCAAACACCCAAGAGCGCCCCATACCGCAAGAAGCATTTGATTGGTACGACGAATACGCCCATGGCTTGATAGATCGCCGCGCCTTTTTAACCAAGCTAAGCACCCTAGCCGCCGTTGGCTACAGTATGAGTTTCCTGACCAGTGCGCTCATGCCCAACTACGCTGAAGCCGAGCAAGTTTCATTTAACGACCCGGTGATTAAAGCCACCTATACCACCTTTCCATCGCCTAAAGGTTACGGCGAAGGGCGTGGCTACTTGGTCATGCCGCGCGAGCTTAAGGGCAAAGCGCCAGTGGTGCTGGTGATTCACGAAAACCGCGGCCTAAACCCCTATATCGAAAACGTAGCACGGCGCCTCGCCTTAAAAGGCTACGTCGCCTTCGCACCCGATGCCCTTCATCCTAAGGGCGGTTACCCGGGGAATGACGACGACGGCCGCGCGCTGCAAAGCAGTATGGAGCGGGCAAAAATTGAAGAAGATTTCATCGCCGCGGCCCGGTTTTTAAAACAACACCCCATGAGCAACGGCAAACTGGGCGCCGTTGGCTTTTGTTTTGGCGGCTATATCGTCAACTTACTCGCCGCAACCTTGGGTAATGATTTAAATGCGGGCGTACCCTTTTACGGCACGCCCGCGGCGGAAGCCTTACAGAAAAATATTACAGCACCCTTAATGCTGCAATTTGCAGAGCTCGACGAGCGTGTCAACGCCAGCTGGCCCCTTTATGAAGCTAACCTAAAAGCCAATAATGTGACCTACACGGCGCATATTTACGGAGGTGCAAACCACGGCTTCCACAACGATTCAACCGCCCGCTACGCAGAAAAAGAAGCCGAGCTGGCATGGGCACGCACACTCGAGTTTTTCAAACGCCACCTCAGTTAA
- a CDS encoding NrdJb: MAEIVLNKKIAKFEVITPSSEKPEVLAPAPDIEHMHENIERPEILIGATYKIKTPLSDHALYITINDVILNQGTDHELRRPFEIFINSKNLEHFQWVVALTRVISAVFRKGGDCTFLAEELKAVFDPQGGYFKSGGRFMPSLVAEIGEAIENHMKTIGLLKTDELSAAQQSVLDEKKAEYNARNNHSQSEGFPPTAELCLKCHTKAVIVMDGCKTCLSCGNSKCS, encoded by the coding sequence ATGGCCGAGATAGTACTGAACAAAAAAATCGCTAAATTTGAAGTCATAACACCCAGCAGCGAAAAGCCGGAAGTGCTTGCACCAGCACCCGACATCGAACACATGCACGAAAATATTGAGCGCCCAGAAATTTTGATCGGTGCCACCTACAAGATTAAAACACCGCTGTCAGATCATGCGCTCTACATCACCATAAACGATGTGATCTTAAACCAAGGTACGGATCACGAGTTGCGCCGACCTTTCGAGATTTTCATCAACTCCAAAAATCTCGAACATTTCCAATGGGTGGTAGCGCTCACTCGCGTTATCTCGGCCGTGTTCAGAAAAGGCGGTGACTGCACCTTCCTAGCTGAGGAGCTAAAAGCCGTATTCGATCCGCAAGGCGGTTATTTCAAATCCGGCGGCAGATTTATGCCCTCGCTTGTGGCTGAAATTGGCGAGGCTATCGAAAATCATATGAAAACCATTGGCTTGCTGAAAACCGACGAGCTGTCTGCGGCGCAACAAAGTGTACTAGACGAAAAAAAGGCCGAATACAATGCGCGCAACAATCACAGCCAGAGCGAAGGTTTTCCACCCACGGCGGAACTGTGTTTAAAGTGCCATACCAAGGCCGTTATCGTCATGGACGGCTGCAAAACCTGTTTGAGTTGTGGCAACTCGAAATGTTCATAG
- the ubiT gene encoding ubiquinone anaerobic biosynthesis accessory factor UbiT codes for MHLFTLLAAKRGYQLACKLAPKLPQAPLAWALVKGLNHELRQEIEAGEFDFLDGKVLAIAVKDLAIQCALTKQGPRLVAASRHQVADATIAAVLPDLVAIIVGREDPDTLFFQRKLSISGDTELGLTAKNRLDAVDKNRLAQWLQKGLNTMDKTLAQVVAP; via the coding sequence GTGCATCTTTTTACCCTCTTAGCCGCCAAACGCGGCTACCAACTGGCTTGTAAACTTGCGCCCAAGCTACCCCAAGCTCCCTTGGCTTGGGCGCTAGTTAAAGGTCTCAACCACGAATTGCGTCAGGAGATCGAGGCCGGCGAATTTGATTTTCTCGACGGCAAAGTGCTAGCCATCGCGGTTAAGGATTTAGCCATACAGTGCGCGCTAACAAAGCAAGGCCCGCGCCTGGTGGCGGCGTCACGGCATCAAGTAGCCGATGCCACCATCGCCGCGGTGCTACCGGATTTAGTGGCCATCATCGTTGGCCGAGAAGATCCCGATACGTTATTTTTTCAACGCAAGCTGAGTATTTCTGGCGACACGGAATTGGGCTTAACGGCCAAAAACCGGCTCGATGCCGTCGACAAAAATCGACTCGCACAATGGCTGCAAAAAGGCCTGAACACGATGGACAAAACACTCGCTCAGGTAGTCGCCCCCTAA
- a CDS encoding adenosylcobalamin-dependent ribonucleoside-diphosphate reductase produces the protein MTQDLKQPARNVSQIALQPASLDIWDKKYRLKDKANQPVDGDINASWRRIAESLSALEPKNKKHWLEQFQWALENGAIPAGRIVSNAGAQDYKPATSTINCTVSGTIDDSMQGILEKNLEAGLTLKAGCGIGYEFSTLRPKGAYVSGAGAHTSGPLSFMDIFDKMCFTVSSAGGRRGAQMATFDIHHPDVQDFIRAKREAGRLRQFNLSLLISEDFIAAVRADEPWKLSFPMTEKDLQTNPVNLQDCNAVVWRRLDHLDGALVRNPQGDVACRVYRTLPAKRLWDQIMASTFDYAEPGFILIDRVNQMNNNWFCEDIRATNPCGEQPLPPYGSCLLGSINLTQCVLEPFSENANFDWDKFRKLVRVFTRMLDNVVEINGLALPGQQQEILRKRRHGMGLLGLGSTLTMLRIAYGTPASIAFTEQVSKELALAGWREGVALAKEKGAAPIFEERFEVTEALLQKNPALKNKYKLGDSLPGKILHARYSAYMQLIGEEDPELVNSIAESGCRFTHHSSIAPTGTISLSLANNASNGIEPSFAHHYARNVIREGKKSKEKVDVFSFELLAYRALINPAAMPYSQDPAQQLPDYFITSDDISPEQHVDVQAAAQRWVDSSISKTINVPSDIAFEDFKNIYLYAHSKGLKGCTTFRFNPEAFQGVLVKESDLEKTQYRFTLEDGSQVTAKGNDTVIYDGESHTAANLYDALKEGYYGKF, from the coding sequence ATGACTCAGGATCTCAAGCAGCCAGCACGTAACGTCAGTCAAATTGCCCTACAACCTGCATCACTGGATATCTGGGATAAAAAGTATCGGCTGAAAGATAAAGCCAACCAACCGGTAGACGGCGATATCAACGCGAGCTGGCGCCGCATTGCCGAAAGCTTGTCGGCGCTTGAGCCAAAAAATAAAAAGCATTGGTTAGAACAGTTTCAATGGGCCCTCGAAAACGGTGCAATTCCGGCCGGCCGGATCGTCTCCAATGCGGGCGCTCAAGATTACAAACCCGCCACCTCAACCATCAATTGCACCGTCAGCGGTACCATCGACGACTCCATGCAAGGCATTTTAGAAAAGAACTTGGAAGCGGGCCTGACGCTGAAGGCCGGTTGCGGCATCGGTTACGAGTTTTCCACCTTGCGGCCAAAGGGTGCTTACGTGAGTGGTGCCGGCGCCCATACCTCGGGGCCGTTGTCGTTCATGGATATTTTCGACAAGATGTGTTTCACCGTCTCCTCCGCCGGTGGCCGGCGCGGCGCGCAAATGGCCACCTTCGATATCCATCACCCGGACGTACAAGATTTCATTCGCGCCAAACGCGAAGCAGGCCGACTCAGGCAGTTCAATTTATCGCTACTCATTAGCGAAGATTTTATTGCCGCCGTGCGCGCCGATGAACCGTGGAAATTGTCCTTCCCCATGACCGAAAAAGATTTGCAAACCAATCCGGTGAATCTGCAAGACTGCAACGCCGTGGTGTGGCGCAGGCTCGATCACCTAGACGGTGCCTTAGTGCGAAATCCTCAGGGCGACGTGGCTTGCCGCGTCTATCGTACCCTGCCGGCGAAACGCCTGTGGGATCAAATAATGGCTTCCACCTTCGATTACGCCGAGCCAGGGTTTATCCTCATCGACCGGGTCAACCAGATGAACAACAATTGGTTTTGCGAAGACATTCGCGCCACCAATCCCTGTGGCGAACAGCCACTACCACCCTATGGCAGTTGCCTACTCGGTTCGATTAACTTGACCCAGTGCGTACTCGAGCCGTTCAGCGAAAATGCCAATTTCGACTGGGATAAATTTAGAAAACTCGTGCGTGTGTTTACTCGCATGCTCGACAATGTGGTTGAAATCAACGGCCTGGCACTGCCGGGCCAGCAACAAGAAATTTTACGGAAACGCCGCCACGGCATGGGCTTGTTAGGCTTGGGTTCAACCCTAACGATGTTGCGTATCGCCTACGGCACACCGGCGTCTATCGCCTTTACCGAACAAGTGAGCAAAGAATTAGCACTCGCCGGTTGGCGCGAGGGTGTGGCTCTGGCCAAAGAAAAAGGAGCGGCACCCATTTTCGAGGAAAGGTTTGAAGTCACCGAAGCACTGCTACAAAAAAATCCGGCCCTTAAAAACAAGTACAAACTTGGCGATAGCCTACCGGGCAAAATATTACACGCGCGCTATTCAGCCTACATGCAATTGATCGGCGAAGAAGACCCTGAGCTCGTTAACAGCATCGCCGAATCTGGTTGCCGCTTTACCCACCACAGTTCCATTGCACCAACAGGTACAATCAGTCTCTCGCTGGCGAACAATGCCAGCAACGGCATCGAGCCAAGTTTTGCCCATCACTATGCCCGCAATGTGATTCGCGAAGGTAAAAAAAGCAAAGAAAAGGTCGATGTTTTCTCCTTCGAACTGTTGGCCTATCGCGCGCTAATAAACCCCGCGGCAATGCCTTACAGCCAAGACCCTGCGCAACAACTACCGGATTATTTTATCACCAGCGATGACATTAGCCCGGAGCAACATGTGGATGTGCAAGCAGCGGCGCAGCGCTGGGTAGATTCGAGCATTTCAAAAACCATTAACGTGCCCAGCGATATCGCCTTCGAAGATTTTAAGAATATTTATCTCTACGCCCATAGCAAAGGCTTAAAAGGTTGCACCACCTTCCGCTTCAACCCAGAGGCCTTCCAGGGCGTATTGGTGAAAGAGTCAGACCTGGAGAAAACCCAATACCGTTTCACCCTAGAAGACGGTAGCCAAGTGACAGCAAAAGGTAATGACACTGTTATCTACGATGGCGAAAGCCATACCGCCGCCAACTTGTACGACGCCTTAAAAGAAGGCTATTACGGAAAGTTTTGA
- the moaB gene encoding molybdenum cofactor biosynthesis protein B yields the protein MGHHTAAELIALNIAVLTVSDTRTLDTDTSGQLLIDKVISAGHTLADRAIVIDDIYQIRAQASQWIASAKVEVILITGGTGFTSRDSTPEAMTPLFDKVVEGFGELFRHISFAQIGTSTIQSRALAGLANNTLIFCLPGSNNACHTAWDEIINAQLDARQGPCNFVPHLIDIERGECGVRGN from the coding sequence ATGGGCCACCACACCGCCGCCGAACTCATTGCCTTAAACATCGCCGTACTAACGGTATCGGATACCCGAACTCTCGACACAGACACCTCCGGTCAGCTCTTGATCGATAAGGTCATCAGTGCCGGGCACACACTGGCCGACCGCGCCATCGTTATCGATGATATTTACCAAATCCGCGCGCAAGCATCGCAGTGGATTGCTAGCGCCAAGGTAGAGGTTATTTTAATCACCGGTGGCACGGGTTTTACCAGCCGCGACAGCACCCCGGAAGCGATGACGCCACTATTTGATAAAGTAGTGGAAGGCTTTGGCGAGTTGTTTCGCCACATCAGTTTTGCCCAAATAGGTACCTCAACCATTCAATCCCGCGCCTTGGCAGGCCTGGCCAACAACACGCTTATTTTCTGCCTACCCGGTTCCAATAACGCCTGCCACACCGCCTGGGACGAAATCATCAACGCCCAACTAGACGCCCGCCAAGGCCCCTGCAATTTCGTACCGCACTTAATCGACATTGAGCGCGGTGAGTGTGGGGTTAGGGGCAACTAG
- the moaA gene encoding GTP 3',8-cyclase MoaA: MNSYNTAPAQFIDQFQRRFTYLRLSITDACNFRCNYCLPNGYCPSGDESPLALTEIEKIVAAFAFNGTKKIRLTGGEPTLRKDLPEIIAACKTTSGIDKVALTSNGYRMTKQLPAFIDAGLDQLNLSADSLRPDTFKLITGQDKAREVLAALEQALALGMREVKLNTVLLKTYNSHELADFFNLVKNLPITLRFIELMNTGDNTGYFNAQHYSAQHIQQQLIDEGWSQIIRGPDAGPALEYSHPDYAGNIGLIMPYSKNFCASCNRLRVSSEGKLHLCLFGDEGLDIRSQLQHASAPELAAHLRQLVLGKQAGHQLHLGNTGHTRHLAMLGG, translated from the coding sequence ATGAACAGTTACAACACTGCACCGGCGCAGTTTATCGATCAATTCCAACGGCGCTTCACCTACTTGCGGCTCTCTATCACCGACGCCTGCAATTTTCGCTGTAACTACTGCCTGCCCAATGGCTATTGCCCCAGCGGTGACGAGTCGCCACTGGCGCTTACTGAGATTGAAAAAATTGTTGCCGCTTTCGCTTTCAATGGCACGAAAAAAATACGCCTTACCGGCGGCGAGCCAACGCTCAGAAAAGATTTACCGGAAATTATTGCTGCCTGTAAGACGACCTCTGGCATTGACAAGGTCGCCCTTACCAGCAATGGCTACCGCATGACGAAACAGCTTCCAGCGTTTATCGACGCCGGCCTAGATCAGCTCAACCTAAGCGCCGATAGCCTAAGGCCAGACACCTTCAAACTCATCACCGGTCAGGACAAGGCGCGCGAGGTATTGGCCGCTTTAGAACAAGCACTCGCACTGGGCATGCGCGAGGTAAAGCTCAACACTGTGCTGTTAAAAACCTATAACAGCCACGAGCTGGCCGACTTTTTTAACTTAGTTAAAAACCTGCCCATTACCTTGCGCTTCATTGAGCTCATGAACACTGGCGATAACACAGGCTACTTTAACGCCCAACATTATTCGGCCCAACACATACAGCAACAGTTGATCGACGAGGGTTGGTCGCAAATTATTCGCGGCCCAGATGCCGGGCCAGCACTCGAATACAGCCACCCTGATTACGCCGGCAATATCGGATTAATCATGCCCTACAGCAAAAATTTTTGCGCCAGCTGCAATCGCCTAAGGGTATCGTCCGAGGGCAAATTGCACCTGTGCTTATTTGGCGACGAAGGTTTAGATATTCGCTCGCAACTTCAACACGCCAGTGCACCCGAGCTAGCAGCACACCTCAGACAACTGGTGCTAGGTAAACAAGCCGGCCACCAATTGCACCTTGGAAACACAGGTCACACTCGCCACCTCGCCATGCTAGGCGGCTAA
- the ubiU gene encoding ubiquinone anaerobic biosynthesis protein UbiU encodes MELVCPAGSLPALTAAIDNGADAVYIGFNDQTNARHFNGLNFTDAKALHALARVRAEGKRLFVAINTYANSKNFSLWQQAVDRAADLGADALILADIGLMAYARKQHPDLPLHLSVQGSATNIAALDFYAQQFGIKRAVLPRVLSIKQVQQLAQASPMELEVFGFGSLCIMAEGRCHLSSYVTGESPNMNGVCSPAKAVQWQATDSGMDTRLNGVLIDRFDHTENAGYPTLCKGRFNVDNKLQHALEEPVSLNTLSLLPTLMSAGIAAIKLEGRQRSPAYVAQIVRTWREAIDALVKDPSQYKVQPQWSACLAKNSEGKQTTLGAYDRPWQ; translated from the coding sequence ATGGAATTGGTATGCCCGGCGGGTAGCCTACCCGCTCTAACAGCCGCAATCGACAACGGTGCCGACGCGGTTTATATCGGCTTCAATGATCAAACCAACGCCCGACACTTCAACGGGCTTAATTTTACGGATGCCAAAGCGCTACACGCACTGGCGCGTGTTCGGGCCGAGGGCAAGCGGCTTTTTGTGGCCATCAACACCTACGCCAACAGCAAGAATTTTTCGCTCTGGCAACAGGCTGTGGATCGAGCCGCCGACCTCGGTGCCGACGCGTTGATTCTCGCCGATATAGGCCTCATGGCCTATGCGCGCAAACAACATCCAGATCTACCCCTGCATTTATCGGTGCAAGGCTCGGCCACTAATATCGCCGCACTGGACTTTTACGCACAACAATTTGGTATCAAGCGCGCCGTATTGCCGCGGGTATTATCAATAAAACAAGTGCAACAATTGGCGCAGGCTAGCCCGATGGAATTGGAAGTGTTTGGCTTTGGCAGTTTGTGCATCATGGCCGAAGGCCGCTGCCATCTGAGTTCCTATGTTACCGGCGAGTCGCCCAATATGAACGGCGTGTGCTCACCGGCAAAAGCCGTGCAGTGGCAAGCTACCGACAGCGGCATGGATACCCGCTTGAATGGCGTGTTAATTGATCGCTTTGATCACACCGAAAACGCTGGCTACCCAACCTTATGTAAGGGCCGATTCAATGTCGACAACAAACTGCAGCACGCCTTAGAAGAGCCCGTTAGCTTAAATACCTTAAGCTTGTTACCAACCTTAATGAGCGCCGGCATAGCCGCGATAAAACTCGAAGGCCGGCAGCGCAGCCCCGCCTATGTCGCGCAGATTGTGCGCACCTGGCGCGAGGCCATAGATGCGCTAGTCAAAGACCCAAGTCAATATAAGGTGCAGCCGCAATGGTCGGCCTGCTTAGCAAAAAACTCCGAAGGCAAACAAACCACGCTCGGCGCCTACGATCGCCCCTGGCAATAG
- a CDS encoding VF530 family protein: MNDDINYKNNPLHGISLKNMLVELVDHYGFEILFAYLYINCFKTNPSIESSVKFLKKTDWAREKVEAFYLYEFKNLPRASDDQYLLPPRDRIIPNDQQAGAPKALNLEDAQRLRDKRERKAAERGRGGDHRMGRSQRDSRSDKNDRADNGRNRNGSSSRSNWPSSPQRSSSDSADTAFDPWAQAKIKNKERRDS; this comes from the coding sequence ATGAACGACGACATCAATTACAAAAACAACCCCCTACATGGTATTAGCCTTAAAAATATGTTGGTGGAATTGGTCGATCACTACGGCTTCGAAATTCTGTTTGCTTATTTATATATCAATTGTTTTAAAACCAATCCGAGTATCGAATCCAGTGTCAAGTTTCTGAAAAAGACCGATTGGGCGCGAGAAAAAGTAGAGGCATTTTATCTGTACGAATTCAAGAATTTACCCAGAGCCTCGGACGATCAGTATCTGCTGCCACCGAGGGATAGAATCATCCCCAACGACCAACAAGCTGGCGCACCTAAAGCGCTCAACCTTGAGGACGCTCAACGACTAAGGGATAAGCGCGAGCGCAAAGCCGCTGAACGCGGCCGAGGTGGCGATCACCGAATGGGCAGAAGCCAGCGCGATAGCAGAAGTGACAAGAATGATAGAGCCGACAACGGCAGAAATAGAAATGGCTCTAGCAGCCGCAGTAATTGGCCGTCCAGCCCTCAGCGCTCTTCAAGCGATAGCGCAGATACCGCCTTCGACCCTTGGGCCCAAGCAAAAATTAAGAATAAAGAAAGGCGCGACTCATAA
- a CDS encoding putative zinc-binding protein gives MSIKTDAKLIPLIYACSGCSNVAQLANNVAVNLDRQGLAEMSCIAGVGGGVKSLVKKALAGRDIIAIDGCALACAKACLSNAGVEPTHHVQLADWDYKKRYHSDYSTADVEQVVERLVNNYQLTPPSH, from the coding sequence GTGAGTATAAAAACCGACGCAAAACTCATACCCCTTATCTACGCTTGCTCCGGCTGCTCTAACGTCGCCCAGCTTGCCAATAACGTTGCCGTTAATCTGGATCGACAGGGCTTGGCAGAAATGTCTTGCATTGCCGGTGTTGGTGGCGGCGTCAAATCACTGGTAAAAAAAGCACTGGCCGGGCGCGACATTATTGCTATTGATGGCTGCGCATTGGCCTGCGCCAAAGCCTGTCTATCAAACGCCGGGGTTGAGCCAACACACCATGTTCAACTCGCCGACTGGGACTACAAAAAACGCTACCACAGTGATTATTCAACAGCCGATGTAGAGCAAGTTGTTGAGCGCCTGGTCAACAATTACCAGCTCACACCACCCAGCCATTAG
- a CDS encoding U32 family peptidase, producing MQLTLGPIQYYWPRKDIHSFYETMLNQPLERIYLGEVVCGKRHELNAKDWIELAQQLRSYSDKSIVLSTLTLLESNADLNLVKRLCDNDGLLVEANDMSAVQRLAQAKLPFVCGPAINIYNHHTLEYLQSLGMQRWVVPVEIGKLQLESIMQALRGELEVEVFAYGHMPLAYSARCFTARHLNLDKDSCAYRCLEYPQGLALNTQENEQLFIINGIQTLSGQPVNLLSHWQDFESCKVTALRLSPQWQGMEEVIQAFDATRLNKEASLDSGVDGYWLSRPGLDIIAKAG from the coding sequence GTGCAACTCACTCTCGGCCCCATTCAATATTACTGGCCTCGCAAAGACATACATAGTTTTTACGAGACGATGCTCAATCAACCCCTCGAGCGCATTTATCTTGGCGAAGTGGTGTGTGGCAAGCGCCATGAACTCAACGCCAAGGATTGGATTGAACTCGCGCAACAACTTCGCTCTTACTCAGACAAGAGCATCGTGCTGTCAACGCTTACGCTACTTGAGTCCAATGCCGATCTGAATCTAGTGAAACGCCTATGCGACAACGATGGCCTATTAGTTGAAGCCAATGACATGTCAGCAGTGCAACGTCTCGCGCAAGCGAAACTACCCTTTGTCTGTGGCCCGGCGATCAATATTTACAACCACCACACGCTCGAATATTTGCAATCCCTTGGCATGCAGCGCTGGGTCGTGCCGGTGGAAATTGGCAAGCTGCAACTAGAATCGATCATGCAAGCCTTGCGCGGCGAATTAGAGGTAGAAGTTTTCGCCTATGGCCATATGCCGCTCGCCTATTCCGCTCGCTGTTTTACCGCGCGGCATTTAAACCTAGACAAAGATAGCTGCGCCTACCGCTGCTTGGAATACCCGCAAGGGCTCGCCTTGAACACCCAGGAAAACGAACAGCTATTTATTATTAACGGCATACAAACGCTGTCGGGCCAACCGGTTAATCTTCTGTCTCATTGGCAAGATTTTGAAAGCTGCAAAGTTACAGCGTTAAGGCTCTCGCCCCAATGGCAGGGCATGGAAGAGGTTATTCAAGCCTTTGACGCCACTCGCTTGAATAAGGAAGCATCGCTTGACAGCGGCGTTGATGGCTATTGGCTTAGCAGGCCTGGGCTCGACATTATTGCCAAAGCCGGCTGA
- a CDS encoding alpha/beta fold hydrolase: MSSRVGQVPFIVFIGVLLISFPSQLFAESWWQRTKDAVHEVSEDLERKFLQRDDQTPDYPTPTFDPADPLVLAAQEHQWRLGYHQDAVWHSPMAVLEAGSNNGPTVILVHGLGQKGMLDWLPVIPALAARFHVVALDLPGFGRSALPMGDYSPENYAAVLEGLIAEFAHDDVYLVGHSMGAAVSLYFASQRSSVQPVSGPQLRQLILVDAAGILERTAFVKSLATAPVPLEQLPHIIRSPSASAVDFAESMIERVSLLGDPTAVLANNRIRDAVVGQSPNSNAALALVQTDFSKRFSQVTVPTAILWGAQDTVAPLRTGYLLQQQIAGAQLSIFPDAEHVPMASHTELFNAWLLNRLQGVAEDDFRYRRPSDSTMNSDLVLKHCRDRVITGTYKNITLNKCENILLDNVHAESLSVSHSLVELRNVRLESEGRSFSSDESVVLATNLLIRGKKAALVQGSRIDFAGATVIGDDKALNIKATSLLVFSVSELQSAGASKSVHGSFRLEDKRW, encoded by the coding sequence GTGTCTAGTCGTGTGGGGCAAGTCCCCTTTATTGTTTTTATAGGCGTGTTACTGATTTCCTTTCCCTCGCAGCTGTTTGCAGAAAGCTGGTGGCAAAGGACCAAAGACGCCGTTCATGAAGTGAGCGAAGATCTCGAGCGCAAGTTTCTGCAGCGCGACGATCAAACCCCGGATTACCCAACCCCAACCTTTGATCCCGCCGATCCTCTGGTGTTAGCTGCACAAGAACATCAGTGGCGTTTAGGTTATCACCAAGACGCCGTATGGCATTCGCCCATGGCCGTTTTAGAAGCGGGCAGTAATAATGGCCCAACCGTTATCTTGGTGCATGGCTTAGGGCAGAAGGGCATGCTCGATTGGTTGCCGGTGATTCCTGCCTTGGCCGCACGTTTTCACGTGGTGGCGCTAGATCTACCCGGCTTTGGGCGCTCGGCCTTACCCATGGGTGACTACTCGCCGGAAAATTATGCCGCTGTGCTCGAGGGTTTGATTGCAGAATTTGCACACGACGATGTGTACCTAGTGGGCCACTCAATGGGCGCTGCGGTGAGCTTATATTTCGCCAGCCAAAGGTCCAGTGTTCAGCCCGTATCTGGCCCACAATTACGTCAACTCATTCTGGTTGATGCCGCTGGCATTCTGGAGCGCACGGCCTTTGTTAAATCCCTCGCCACCGCGCCTGTGCCCTTAGAGCAGCTACCCCATATTATTCGTTCACCCAGTGCCAGTGCGGTAGATTTTGCCGAGTCTATGATCGAGCGCGTGAGTTTATTGGGTGATCCAACGGCGGTGCTCGCTAACAATCGAATACGCGATGCCGTGGTTGGTCAATCGCCCAATAGCAATGCCGCATTGGCGCTTGTGCAAACAGATTTTTCCAAGCGTTTTTCACAAGTGACAGTGCCAACCGCCATCCTATGGGGCGCTCAGGATACGGTTGCGCCGTTACGCACGGGTTATTTGCTTCAGCAGCAAATTGCCGGTGCGCAATTGAGTATTTTCCCTGACGCCGAGCATGTTCCCATGGCTAGCCATACTGAATTGTTCAACGCGTGGTTGTTAAACAGGCTACAGGGCGTTGCCGAGGATGACTTTAGGTATCGGCGGCCTTCGGATTCGACCATGAATTCTGATCTTGTATTAAAACATTGTCGTGATCGTGTGATCACCGGTACCTACAAAAACATCACGTTGAATAAGTGTGAGAATATTTTATTGGATAATGTACACGCCGAAAGCCTTAGCGTTTCACACAGTCTTGTCGAGCTTAGAAATGTTAGATTAGAGAGCGAAGGTCGTAGCTTTAGTAGCGATGAATCCGTCGTCTTGGCCACAAACCTGTTGATTCGCGGTAAAAAAGCGGCGCTCGTTCAGGGGAGTCGTATCGATTTCGCCGGTGCAACAGTGATTGGTGACGATAAGGCGTTAAATATTAAGGCCACATCACTATTGGTTTTCTCCGTCAGTGAGCTTCAATCGGCTGGCGCCAGTAAATCCGTACATGGTAGTTTTCGACTCGAAGATAAGCGCTGGTGA